One region of Nycticebus coucang isolate mNycCou1 chromosome 10, mNycCou1.pri, whole genome shotgun sequence genomic DNA includes:
- the CRABP2 gene encoding cellular retinoic acid-binding protein 2, which yields MPNFSGNWKIIRSENFEDLLKALGVNVMLRKIAVAAASKPTVEIKQEGDTFYIKTSTTVRTTEINFKIGEEFEEQTVDGRPCKSLVKWESENKMVCEQRLLKGEGPKTSWTRELTNDGELILTMTADDIVCTRAYVRE from the exons ATGCCTAACTTCTCTGGCAATTGGAAGATCATCCGATCGGAAAACTTCGAGGATTTACTCAAAGCGCTGG GGGTGAATGTGATGCTGAGGAAGATTGCTGTGGCTGCAGCATCCAAGCCAACAGTAGAGATCAAACAAGAAGGAGACACTTTCTATATCAAAACCTCTACCACTGTGCGCACCACGGAGATTAACTTCAAGATCGGGGAGGAGTTTGAAGAGCAGACTGTGGATGGGAGGCCCTGTAAG AGCCTGGTAAAGTGGGAGAGTGAGAACAAAATGGTCTGTGAGCAGAGGCTTCTGAAGGGGGAGGGCCCCAAGACCTCCTGGACCAGAGAACTGACCAATGATGGGGAGCTGATCCTG ACCATGACAGCGGATGACATTGTGTGCACCAGGGCCTACGTCCGAGAGTGA
- the NES gene encoding nestin → MEGCMGEESFQMWELNRRLEAYLARVKALEEQNELLGAELRGHRTQSADTSWRARADDELAVLRALVDQRWREKHAAEVARDNLVEELEGVAGRCQQLRLARERTAEEAASYRRAIEGEKCAQSWLSTQAAELARELEAMSVAHEEERAGLNAQAACVPRCPAPPRGPPAPAPEVEELARRLGEAWRGAVRGYQERVAHMEVSLVQARERLGRAVQGACEGRLELQQLQAERDGLQERRAALEHRLEGRWQERLRATEKFQLAVEALEQEKQGLQSQIAQVLEGRQQLAHLKMSLSLEVATYRTLLEAENSRLQTPGNVPKASLSFQDPKLKMQFPGTPEGRRLGPLLPVLSPTSLPSLSPATLETPVPAFLKSQEFLQARTPTLASTPILPMSQAPCPAADPEIRVQDAPLSWLQPQDGRRQAPEALWAEAKVAVPVSVLPGPEEPGGKQQEASPSQSPKDQASLAPPLSPDNSSLEVKGGEPRASRVSSLFQEKGEGQIWGLVEKETAIERKMVSSLQQETWQKEGDLDMQETQDSQVPLEKETLKLLGEEIEEPLENQSHETLEKENQESMRSLEGDLEILKSLEKEKQEPMKSLEEKDVEVVRLLEKEAVDLLKPIGKEDIQTLKSPEKESQELMRSLEGSNIETCLFPGKENQSVSSLEENLESLTALEKENQEPLRSQEAEDQETLRPLMEENQESLRSLEDKTYRPLEKENQEPLWSLEEEDQETLRPLEKETQQSLRSLGEEDQMTLRPPEKVDPEPLESLGKDQEIARHLDKENQELLKSLKEESVDAMRALEMENLESLKSAEGNLETTEPLETQEPLQPLEEMNQGTMKPVGKDVQEPMGSVEENQETLRLLEKENQEQLRSLEAWDLENLTSPEKVDKESQRNLEEKEKLGKGENLESLRSLEEEVQKVPQSADQQRWEDVVMRDRELGQESPPGRGGEENEDEDKAELDLREQQGFAEKEEAEKQGELQLQATGEAWSPSEGHTGSHEPEEQRGPVVGASGKAGAEGLQDPEGQPEQVGTRGFQAPQGIPEVMELPLEDEDVVLGGGQASSEVTLGSEPALGESAVAAEERLEQEVQGPEDPSHQSGGEVIQPPPGEVIQPPPGEESLEAKSIQDLEGPGEDSEEADALEAEPSKSPRGSRDPLERPQGWEESECETPWGAEEVAPNAPPPGPLGSEEAEEDRQLVLGSPGPRPAETWLPTEILADDPGPQTQAEGSQGTSWELESGAEALGEVEGEQEDLGSGEISEGLQEEGEESKEESEADELGETLPDSTPLGLYLRSPTSPKWDSVGEQRPSPQGETRKETWDPVVLASQGLGAHSSGENEEDREEECGHDSDLSEEFEDLGTEASLLPGVPREVAETLGQAPQLVLEPAAWDRDGESDGFADEEESGEEAEEEEGREPGARRWGPGSSVGSLQALSSSQREDLLESEAVDVSVPWDDGLRGAVASASVTTLEAESQESAEPSGSEEESDPIPSETPSEVEDVSPGTGDTFGVNGQDPNLEESEHVNGGVMNGLGQSEGVGQGKLGSSERGQGSPLQEEEGGALKTPWAGAPLHLGPGQFMKFTQRAGDGDSWSSGED, encoded by the exons ATGGAGGGCTGCATGGGGGAGGAGTCTTTCCAGATGTGGGAGCTCAACCGGCGCCTGGAGGCCTACCTGGCCCGGGTCAAGGCGTTGGAGGAGCAGAATGAGCTGCTAGGCGCGGAGCTCCGGGGACACCGGACACAGTCTGCGGACACCTCCTGGCGGGCCCGTGCCGACGACGAGCTGGCGGTCCTGCGCGCCCTGGTTGACCAGCGCTGGCGGGAGAAACACGCGGCCGAGGTGGCGCGCGACAACCTGGTCGAGGAGCTGGAGGGCGTGGCGGGCCGATGCCAACAGCTGCGGCTGGCCCGGGAGCGGACTGCTGAAGAGGCAGCCAGCTACCGGCGAGCCATCGAGGGGGAGAAGTGCGCCCAGTCCTGGCTGAGCACCCAGGCGGCGGAGCTGGCCCGCGAATTAGAGGCCATGAGCGTGGCGCACGAGGAGGAGCGCGCTGGCCTGAATGCTCAGGCAGCCTGTGTCCCGCGCTGCCCCGCGCCGCCCCGCGGGCCTCCCGCGCCGGCCCCAGAGGTGGAGGAGCTGGCAAGACGGCTGGGCGAGGCGTGGCGCGGGGCAGTGCGCGGCTACCAGGAGCGCGTGGCGCACATGGAGGTGTCGCTGGTCCAGGCCCGCGAGAGGCTGGGCCGGGCTGTGCAGGGCGCCTGCGAGGGTCGCTTAGAGCTGCAGCAGCTCCAGGCAGAGCGGGACGGCCTCCAGGAGCGCAGGGCAGCGCTGGAACATCGGTTGGAGGGCCGCTGGCAGGAGAGGCTCCGGGCCACTGAAAAGTTCCAG CTGGCTGTCGAGGCACTGGAACAGGAGAAACAGGGCCTACAGAGCCAGATCGCCCAGGTTCTGGAAGGTCGGCAGCAGCTGGCACACCTCAAGATGTCCCTCAGCCTGGAGGTGGCCACATACAG GACCCTCCTGGAGGCTGAGAACTCCCGTCTGCAGACTCCTGGCAATGTTCCCAAGGCTTCCCTTAGCTTCCAGG ACCCCAAGCTGAAGATGCAATTCCCTGGGACCCCAGAGGGCCGCCGTCTTGGACCTTTGCTCCCTGTCCTGAGcccaacctccctcccctccctctcacctgctACCCTTGAGACTCCTGTGCCAGCCTTTCTGAAGAGTCAGGAATTCCTCCAGGCCCGTACCCCCACCCTGGCCAGCACCCCCATCCTGCCCATGTCACAGGCTCCCTGTCCTGCTGCAGACCCAGAGATCAGAGTCCAGGATGCTCCTCTCTCCTGGCTCCAGCCACAGGATGGGAGGCGACAGGCTCCAGAGGCCCTGTGGGCTGAAGCCAAGGTGGCTGTTCCTGTCAGTGTTCTGCCAGGACCAGAGGAGCCTGGGGGCAAGCAACAAGAAGCCAGTCCTAGCCAGTCCCCAAAGGATCAGGCTTCCTTGGCTCCACCCCTCAGCCCTGACAACTCTAGTTTAGAGGTTAAAGGCGGAGAACCCAGAGCATCTAGAGTATCCAGCTTATTCCAGGAGAAAGGTGAAGGGCAAATCTGGGGGCTGGTAGAGAAAGAAACAGCCATAGAGAGGAAAATGGTAAGCAGCTTGCAGCAGGAAACATGGCAAAAAGAAGGGGATCTTGACATGCAGGAAACCCAAGACTCCCAGGTTCCTCTGGAAAAAGAAACCCTGAAGTTGCTGGGAGAGGAAATTGAAGAGCCACTGGAAAACCAGAGCCATGAGACACTAGAAAAGGAGAATCAAGAATCAATGAGGTCTTTAGAAGGAGACTTGGAAATACTAAAAAgtctagaaaaggaaaagcaggagCCAATGAAGTCTTTAGAAGAAAAGGATGTGGAGGTAGTGAGACTTCTAGAAAAAGAGGCTGTAGACTTACTTAAGCCTATAGGAAAAGAGGACATACAGACACTGAAATCTCCAGAAAAGGAGAGTCAAGAACTAATGAGATCTCTTGAAGGTAGTAATATAGAGACATGTTTatttccaggaaaagaaaatcaatcagTAAGTTCTCTAGAAGAGAATTTAGAATCATTGACAGCTTTAGAAAAGGAGAATCAAGAGCCACTGAGATCTCAAGAAGCAGAGGACCAGGAGACACTGAGACCCCTGATGGAAGAAAATCAGGAATCCCTGAGGTCTCTTGAAGATAAGACATACAGACCTCTAGAAAAAGAGAACCAGGAGCCACTGTGGTCTCTAGAAGAAGAGGACCAAGAGACATTGAGACCACTTGAAAAAGAGACTCAGCAGTCACTGAGATCTCTAGGGGAAGAAGACCAGATGACATTAAGACCTCCAGAAAAAGTGGATCCAGAACCACTGGAGTCTCTTGGGAAAGACCAGGAGATAGCCAGACATCTTGACAAAGAGAATCAAGAGTTATTAAAGTCACTAAAAGAAGAGAGTGTAGATGCAATGAGAGctttagaaatggaaaatctaGAATCACTGAAGTCTGCAGAAGGGAACCTGGAAACAACAGAACCTCTAGAAACTCAAGAGCCACTGCAGCCTCTAGAAGAAATGAATCAGGGGACAATGAAACCTGTAGGAAAGGATGTTCAGGAACCAATGGGGTCTGTggaagagaaccaagagacgttAAGActcctagaaaaggaaaatcaagaacAGCTGAGATCTCTAGAAGCATGGGACCTAGAGAATTTGACATCTCCAGAAAAGGTGGACAAGGAAAGTCAAAGGAAtctggaagagaaagagaaactggggaagggagagaatctAGAGTCACTGAGGTCTCTGGAAGAGGAGGTACAGAAGGTGCCACAGTCTGCAGATCAGCAGAGGTGGGAAGATGTGGTTATGAGGGACCGAGAACTGGGTCAGGAAAGTCCCCCtgggaggggtggagaggaaaatGAGGATGAGGATAAGGCAGAGCTAGACCTGAGGGAGCAACAGGGCTTTGCTGAGAAGGAGGAGGCTGAAAAGCAGGGAGAACTACAGCTGCAGGCCACAGGGGAAGCCTGGAGCCCAAGCGAGGGGCACACAGGGAGCCATGAGCCCGAAGAGCAGAGGGGCCCAGTTGTGGGAGCCAGTGGGAAGGCAGGTGCTGAGGGCCTCCAGGACCCCGAAGGGCAACCAGAGCAAGTGGGGACCCGAGGCTTCCAAGCACCCCAGGGAATTCCAGAGGTGATGGAACTCCCATTGGAAGATGAAGATGTGGTCCTAGGGGGTGGCCAAGCTTCCTCAGAGGTCACCTTGGGGTCAGAGCCAGCCTTGGGTGAGTCTGCTGTGGCAGCTGAGGAGAGACTGGAGCAGGAGGTGCAAGGGCCGGAGGACCCAAGCCACCAGTCTGGAGGGGAGGTGATACAGCCTCCTCCAGGAGAGGTGATACAGCCTCCTCCAGGAGAGGAAAGTTTAGAGGCAAAGAGCATTCAGGACTTGGAAGGGCCTGGAGAGGACTCAGAGGAGGCTGATGCTCTGGAGGCAGAGCCTTCTAAGTCCCCCAGGGGCAGCAGAGACCCCCTGGAGCGCCCCCAGGGCTGGGAGGAGTCAGAGTGTGAGACCCcctggggagcagaggaggtggcACCTAATGCCCCTCCACCTGGGCCCCTAGGGTCAGAGGAAGCTGAGGAGGACCGACAACTGGTACTGGGCTCCCCTGGCCCAAGGCCCGCTGAAACTTGGTTGCCCACTGAAATCCTGGCAGATGACCCTGGGCCACAGACCCAGGCTGAGGGGAGCCAGGGGACTAGCTGGGAGCTAGAGAGCGGGGCTGAGGCCCTGGGAGAAGTGGAGGGTGAGCAGGAGGATTTAGGTTCTGGGGAGATCTCTGAGGGCctccaggaggaaggggaggagagcaaAGAAGAGAGTGAGGCTGATGAGCTTGGGGAGACCCTTCCTGACTCCACTCCCCTGGGTCTCTACCTCAGGTCCCCCACGTCCCCCAAGTGGGACTCGGTTGGGGAGCAGAGGCCCTCCCCTCAAGGGGAGACCAGAAAGGAAACCTGGGATCCTGTTGTTCTGGCTTCCCAGGGCCTTGGGGCCCATTCCTCAGGGGAGAATGAAGAAGATAGGGAGGAGGAGTGTGGCCATGACTCTGACCTGTCAGAGGAATTTGAGGACCTGGGGACCGAGGCTTCTCTTCTTCCTGGAGTCCCCAGAGAGGTGGCAGAAACTCTGGGCCAGGCGCCCCAGCTGGTACTGGAGCCTGCAGCCTGGGATCGAGATGGGGAGTCTGATGGGTTTGCTGATGAGGAAGAAAGTggggaagaggcagaggaagaggaggggagggaaccCGGGGCTAGGCGCTGGGGACCAGGGTCCTCTGTTGGCAGCCTCCAGGCCCTGAGCAGCTCCCAGAGAGAGGACCTTCTTGAGTCTGAGGCTGTGGATGTCAGTGTCCCTTGGGATGATGGCTTGAGGGGTGCAGTGGCCAGTGCCTCTGTGACTACCCTAGAGGCTGAGTCCCAGGAGAGCGCTGAGCCTTCTGGCTCAGAGGAAGAGTCTGATCCTATTCCTTCAGAGACCCCCAGTGAAGTGGAGGACGTGAGTCCAGGGACAGGGGACACCTTTGGTGTCAATGGCCAAGACCCCAACTTGGAGGAGTCAGAACACGTGAATGGGGGTGTTATGAATGGGCTGGGGCAGTCTGAGGGAGTGGGGCAAGGGAAACTGGGGTCCTCTGAGAGGGGCCAAGGGAGCCCCTTACAGGAAGAGGAGGGGGGTGCCTTGAAGACCCCTTGGGCAGGGGCTCCTCTTCACCTGGGCCCAGGGCAGTTCATGAAGTTCACTCAGAGGGCAGGAGATGGAGACTCCTGGTCCTCAGGGGAAGACTAG